One region of Mucilaginibacter sp. 14171R-50 genomic DNA includes:
- a CDS encoding NAD(P)/FAD-dependent oxidoreductase, translating to MNPTDQSKFPTVVIIGGGFGGLQVAKQLAEKPVEVILIDKHNYHTFQPLLYQVATGSLEAESIAFSLRKNFDGQKNLRFRHTEVTRIDTERNTVITTIGEIPYDYLVIATGSTTNFFGNKEIEHFAMPMKSIPEALNLRYMVLQNLEEAILKPSVEERAPYLSFVLVGAGPTGVELAGALAELRNHVLCKDYPELAREEMKVYLVDFLPKVLGPFSDEGSKAAEKFLHDMGVEVLLNVKVESYDGNEIKFEGGKSILTKNVIWSAGVMGVVPDGVAKEAIERGNRIKVDTICRVAGSANIFAIGDVAAMITPETPKGHPGVAQVAIQMGEATGKNIYRLIKGEPTVPFKYNDKGSLATIGRNKAIADLGKLKFQGFFAWLIWMFVHLISLMGGRNRVIVFINWVASYITYNGGSRLIIRNFKRDELVQKDEQVSKPD from the coding sequence ATGAACCCTACTGATCAATCAAAATTTCCAACGGTAGTAATTATAGGCGGCGGCTTTGGCGGCTTGCAGGTGGCTAAGCAACTGGCAGAAAAACCCGTAGAGGTTATCTTAATTGATAAGCACAACTACCATACCTTTCAACCACTGTTATACCAGGTAGCCACCGGGAGTTTAGAAGCCGAGTCGATAGCCTTTTCGCTGCGCAAAAATTTTGACGGGCAAAAAAACCTGCGTTTTCGCCACACCGAAGTGACCCGCATAGATACAGAACGTAATACTGTAATTACTACCATTGGCGAGATACCTTACGATTACCTGGTTATAGCCACCGGATCGACCACCAATTTCTTTGGCAATAAAGAGATAGAGCATTTTGCCATGCCAATGAAATCTATCCCCGAAGCCTTGAACCTGCGCTATATGGTACTTCAGAACCTCGAGGAAGCCATTTTAAAGCCCTCTGTTGAAGAACGCGCGCCCTACCTGTCATTTGTACTGGTAGGCGCTGGCCCTACCGGTGTAGAGCTTGCAGGGGCCCTGGCCGAGTTGCGCAACCATGTGCTTTGTAAGGATTATCCGGAACTTGCCCGGGAAGAGATGAAGGTTTACCTGGTAGATTTTTTACCCAAAGTGCTGGGGCCCTTCTCAGACGAAGGCTCAAAAGCTGCCGAGAAATTTTTGCACGACATGGGCGTTGAGGTTTTGTTGAACGTTAAGGTAGAAAGTTATGACGGTAACGAAATAAAATTTGAAGGCGGCAAAAGCATTTTAACGAAAAATGTTATCTGGAGCGCGGGCGTAATGGGAGTTGTACCCGATGGGGTTGCTAAAGAGGCGATTGAACGTGGCAACCGTATTAAAGTAGATACCATATGCCGCGTTGCGGGTAGCGCCAATATATTTGCCATTGGCGATGTGGCAGCGATGATAACGCCCGAAACCCCCAAAGGGCACCCCGGCGTTGCGCAGGTAGCTATACAAATGGGTGAGGCTACCGGTAAAAATATTTACCGGCTTATAAAAGGCGAACCTACCGTTCCATTTAAATATAACGACAAAGGATCGCTGGCAACCATTGGCCGCAACAAAGCCATTGCCGACCTGGGTAAGTTGAAATTCCAGGGGTTCTTTGCCTGGCTTATTTGGATGTTTGTTCACCTGATATCGCTTATGGGGGGTCGTAACCGCGTTATTGTATTCATCAACTGGGTTGCCAGCTATATTACCTACAACGGTGGCAGCAGGCTTATAATTCGTAACTTTAAGCGCGACGAACTGGTTCAAAAAGACGAACAAGTTTCTAAACCCGACTAA
- a CDS encoding hydroxymethylglutaryl-CoA lyase, which yields MAEHIKITECPRDAMQGLHDFVPTDVKADYINLLLQVGFDTIDFGSFVSPKAIPQMSDTAEVLRRLDLGSTRSRLLAIIANYRGAEEAVVYPEIHYLGYPFSISETFQLRNTNTTIAQAFDNVKRINELCGANNKSLLIYLSMGFGNPYGDEWNTEIVQHWAQKMIDEGIGYIALSDTIGVATPEQITALYPALTKLSEITEFGVHLHSTPDTWQEKIAAAYQSGCNKFDAALKGYGGCPMAKDDLTGNIATENLVAYLLHQNLDLGLNLDKLSEAMDYSGKVFG from the coding sequence ATGGCCGAACATATTAAGATTACGGAATGCCCCCGCGACGCTATGCAGGGTTTGCACGATTTTGTGCCTACCGATGTTAAAGCCGACTACATAAACCTGCTTTTACAGGTGGGCTTTGACACTATAGATTTCGGGAGCTTTGTATCGCCCAAGGCCATACCGCAAATGAGTGATACGGCCGAGGTTTTAAGGCGGCTTGACCTTGGTAGCACGAGGTCGAGATTACTGGCTATTATAGCTAATTACCGGGGAGCAGAAGAGGCGGTTGTATACCCGGAGATCCATTATCTGGGCTACCCGTTTTCCATATCCGAAACCTTCCAGCTACGAAACACCAATACCACCATTGCGCAGGCATTTGATAATGTAAAACGGATAAACGAGTTGTGCGGCGCCAACAACAAAAGTTTGCTGATCTACCTGTCTATGGGTTTTGGTAACCCTTACGGGGATGAGTGGAACACGGAAATAGTTCAGCATTGGGCGCAAAAAATGATAGACGAGGGTATTGGCTATATTGCGCTGTCTGATACCATAGGGGTTGCCACACCCGAACAGATCACCGCTTTGTACCCTGCGCTCACAAAGTTATCAGAGATAACAGAGTTTGGCGTACATCTGCACTCTACACCTGATACCTGGCAGGAAAAAATAGCCGCTGCTTACCAAAGTGGCTGTAATAAATTTGATGCGGCCCTAAAAGGGTATGGTGGCTGCCCGATGGCCAAAGATGACCTTACAGGCAACATCGCTACCGAAAACCTTGTAGCTTACCTGCTGCACCAAAACCTCGACCTGGGGCTTAATTTAGATAAACTAAGCGAAGCGATGGATTACTCGGGAAAAGTTTTTGGGTAG
- a CDS encoding GNAT family N-acetyltransferase — protein sequence MPSKTEVRKVSDPADLEKVFAIRREVFVGEQNCPPELEWEFEDESTHFLATVDGEPAGASRWRKTDKGYKLERFAVLSKFRGHGVGQELVKAVLADLPADAGYIYLHAQIHAVTLYERFGFEKTGPEFEEAGIRHYKMVRPPAP from the coding sequence ATGCCATCAAAAACAGAAGTAAGAAAAGTAAGTGACCCTGCCGACCTTGAAAAAGTATTTGCTATACGCCGGGAAGTATTTGTAGGCGAGCAAAATTGCCCGCCTGAACTGGAGTGGGAATTTGAAGATGAATCGACCCACTTTTTGGCTACTGTTGATGGTGAACCTGCCGGGGCATCGCGCTGGCGCAAAACCGATAAGGGTTACAAGCTGGAACGCTTCGCCGTACTGTCTAAGTTTCGTGGCCACGGTGTAGGGCAAGAGCTTGTAAAAGCCGTTCTGGCGGATCTGCCTGCTGATGCCGGCTATATTTACCTGCATGCACAGATACATGCCGTAACCCTTTACGAACGTTTCGGCTTTGAAAAAACCGGCCCCGAGTTTGAAGAGGCGGGTATAAGGCATTATAAGATGGTACGCCCCCCAGCCCCCTGA
- a CDS encoding low affinity iron permease family protein → MTNHRKKKNLFERFANWATIATGSSGAFITAITVILIWIVTGPIFQYSDTWQLIINTGTTIVTFLMVFLIQKSQNKDSKAVHLKLNELLASHAGASNRMVNIEDLTEQELDHLYKFYIRLSNLAEEEDDITCTHSIDAADENHSIKLSGYKSKKHYQDAIKNRSKKSK, encoded by the coding sequence ATGACCAATCATCGTAAAAAGAAAAATTTATTTGAAAGATTTGCCAACTGGGCTACCATTGCAACCGGCAGCTCCGGAGCGTTTATTACTGCCATTACGGTAATTTTAATTTGGATAGTTACAGGCCCTATCTTTCAATATTCAGATACCTGGCAGCTTATTATCAATACAGGTACAACCATTGTAACTTTTCTGATGGTGTTCCTGATCCAGAAATCGCAGAATAAAGATTCGAAAGCGGTGCACCTCAAACTGAACGAACTACTGGCATCGCACGCGGGTGCAAGTAACCGCATGGTAAATATTGAAGATCTTACAGAGCAGGAGCTTGATCATTTGTATAAATTTTATATCAGATTATCTAATTTAGCCGAGGAAGAAGATGATATCACCTGCACGCATTCGATAGATGCTGCCGATGAAAATCACAGTATAAAGTTATCGGGCTATAAATCTAAAAAGCATTACCAGGATGCCATCAAAAACAGAAGTAAGAAAAGTAAGTGA
- the fbaA gene encoding class II fructose-bisphosphate aldolase, translated as MDLKNIKGVLHGDQVQELFEAAKKHQFALPAVNVIGTNTINAVMETAAAVKSPVIIQLSNGGAQFYAGKSLDNSKLQACILGGVSAAKHVHLLAEHYGVAVILHTDHAAKKLLPWIDGLLEHGEKFFAETGKPLFSSHMLDLSEEPIEENIEISAKYLERMAKMGMTVEIELGVTGGEEDGVDNSDVDSSRLYTQPEEVAYAYEELSKVSHRFTIAAAFGNVHGVYKPGNVKLQPVILHNSQEFLKKKHNLTAEKPINFVFHGGSGSSQEEIREAISYGAIKMNIDTDMQFAFWEGIRDYYQSKEGYLQTQIGNPEGEDSPNKKYYDPRVWLRKAEESFVKRLTVAFADLNCIDVNSKL; from the coding sequence ATGGATTTAAAAAATATAAAAGGTGTTCTGCACGGCGATCAGGTGCAGGAACTATTTGAAGCAGCTAAAAAGCATCAGTTTGCTTTGCCTGCCGTTAACGTTATCGGCACAAACACTATTAACGCGGTAATGGAAACAGCTGCGGCTGTTAAATCACCTGTTATTATTCAGCTATCCAACGGTGGCGCGCAGTTTTACGCGGGTAAATCGTTAGATAACTCAAAGCTGCAAGCCTGCATTTTAGGTGGTGTATCTGCTGCAAAGCATGTGCATTTATTGGCCGAACATTATGGTGTTGCTGTAATTTTGCATACCGACCACGCTGCGAAGAAATTATTACCCTGGATAGATGGTTTGTTGGAGCACGGCGAGAAATTCTTTGCCGAAACAGGCAAGCCGTTATTCTCGTCGCACATGCTCGACCTTTCTGAGGAGCCTATTGAAGAAAATATAGAAATATCCGCCAAATACTTAGAACGCATGGCCAAAATGGGCATGACCGTTGAAATTGAATTAGGTGTTACCGGTGGCGAAGAAGACGGCGTTGATAACTCTGATGTGGATAGCTCGCGCTTGTATACCCAGCCCGAAGAGGTTGCGTACGCCTACGAAGAACTATCAAAAGTTAGTCACCGCTTTACTATTGCAGCTGCATTTGGCAACGTGCATGGTGTATACAAGCCCGGTAACGTTAAGCTTCAGCCGGTTATTTTGCATAACTCACAAGAGTTTTTAAAGAAGAAACACAACCTTACTGCCGAAAAGCCCATCAATTTTGTGTTCCACGGCGGTTCGGGTTCAAGCCAGGAGGAGATCCGCGAAGCGATATCATACGGCGCTATAAAAATGAACATCGATACCGACATGCAGTTCGCATTTTGGGAGGGTATAAGAGATTACTATCAATCAAAAGAAGGGTACCTGCAAACACAGATAGGTAACCCTGAAGGTGAAGATTCGCCTAACAAAAAGTATTACGACCCGCGCGTTTGGCTGCGTAAGGCAGAAGAAAGCTTTGTAAAAAGGCTGACTGTTGCTTTTGCTGATCTTAATTGTATAGATGTGAACAGCAAATTGTAG
- the accD gene encoding acetyl-CoA carboxylase, carboxyltransferase subunit beta: MAWFKREIKGIITTTEEKKEAPDGIWNKCPNCKKPLHYSEQVENQYVCHYCGYHLRIGSKEYFSVLFDDNQFTELFTNLHSGDPLHFTDTKKYTDRLKETKNKTGLTDAIRAAHGKMNGQELVIACMDFNFIGGSMGSVVGEKIARSIDHSIANKIPFLMISKSGGARMMEAAFSLMQMAKTSAKLALLSQAKVPYISLLTDPTTGGVTASYAMLGDINIAEPGALIGFAGPRVIKETIKKDLPKGFQTAEFVQEHGFLDFIVDRREMKEKLASFLKMLKAPQPPEGGAE, from the coding sequence ATGGCGTGGTTTAAGCGAGAAATTAAAGGGATAATTACGACTACTGAGGAAAAGAAAGAAGCCCCCGACGGCATCTGGAACAAATGCCCAAACTGTAAAAAACCCCTTCACTACTCCGAACAGGTTGAAAACCAATACGTTTGCCATTATTGTGGCTATCATTTACGTATTGGTTCGAAAGAATATTTTTCGGTATTGTTTGACGATAACCAGTTTACTGAACTATTTACAAACCTGCATTCGGGCGACCCCCTGCACTTTACCGATACCAAAAAATATACCGACAGGCTTAAAGAAACCAAAAATAAAACCGGTTTAACCGACGCCATACGCGCCGCGCATGGTAAAATGAACGGACAGGAACTGGTTATCGCCTGTATGGATTTTAACTTTATTGGTGGATCGATGGGTTCGGTTGTGGGCGAAAAGATAGCGCGTTCTATCGACCACAGCATCGCTAATAAGATCCCGTTCCTGATGATATCAAAATCTGGTGGCGCAAGGATGATGGAAGCGGCGTTCTCGTTAATGCAAATGGCCAAAACATCGGCTAAGCTGGCATTATTGAGCCAGGCAAAGGTTCCGTACATATCTTTACTAACAGACCCAACCACAGGCGGTGTAACCGCATCGTACGCTATGCTGGGCGATATCAATATTGCCGAGCCGGGTGCATTAATTGGTTTTGCAGGCCCAAGGGTTATTAAAGAAACGATTAAAAAAGACCTGCCAAAAGGTTTCCAGACCGCGGAGTTTGTACAGGAACACGGCTTCCTTGATTTTATTGTCGACCGCAGGGAGATGAAAGAAAAACTGGCATCGTTCTTAAAAATGTTGAAAGCCCCCCAGCCCCCTGAAGGGGGAGCTGAATAA
- a CDS encoding cysteine desulfurase family protein yields MRVYFDNAATTALDPEVIKEMYKVMEGQFGNPSSIHAHGREVRTLIERSRKTIAGLLHTSPAEIFFTSGGTEADNTAIRCGIVDHKITHAITTKLEHHAVVHTLQAMEKAGVIKLSFVDVNCKGNVDYDHLETLLKNNDRSFVSLMHANNELGTLTDIERVGNICEAYNALYHSDTVQTVGHYKHDLSKLKLHFMVCAAHKLHGPKGVGFLHINSKVKINPMIYGGAQERNMRGGTENVYGIAGLAKALEMAYADMDAHQQQIQALKSYMKAQLEQNIPGVQFNGETDPAKSLYTVLNVSFPEMEMADMLLFNLDIAGISASGGSACSSGTDIGSHVLTAIGANPNRPSVRFSFSKYNTRDEVDYTVAKLRELCAVVI; encoded by the coding sequence ATGCGAGTTTATTTTGACAACGCCGCTACTACCGCGCTTGATCCAGAGGTTATCAAAGAAATGTATAAGGTTATGGAAGGCCAGTTTGGCAATCCATCATCTATACATGCCCACGGGCGCGAGGTGCGTACTTTAATTGAGCGATCACGTAAAACCATTGCCGGTTTGCTGCATACTTCGCCTGCCGAAATATTTTTTACCAGCGGCGGCACCGAGGCCGACAATACCGCTATACGCTGCGGCATTGTAGACCATAAGATAACGCATGCCATCACCACTAAACTGGAGCATCATGCCGTGGTACATACCCTGCAGGCTATGGAAAAGGCCGGTGTTATCAAATTAAGTTTTGTAGATGTTAACTGTAAAGGCAACGTTGATTACGACCACCTGGAGACCTTACTGAAAAATAACGACCGTAGTTTTGTATCGCTGATGCATGCCAATAACGAATTGGGCACCCTTACTGATATTGAACGCGTAGGCAACATTTGCGAGGCTTATAACGCGCTTTACCATAGCGATACGGTACAAACTGTTGGCCATTACAAACATGATCTTAGCAAGCTTAAATTGCATTTTATGGTTTGCGCGGCGCATAAGCTGCACGGGCCAAAAGGGGTAGGCTTTCTGCATATCAATAGTAAGGTTAAAATAAACCCCATGATTTACGGCGGCGCGCAGGAACGCAACATGCGCGGCGGCACCGAAAACGTTTACGGTATTGCCGGACTTGCCAAAGCGCTCGAGATGGCTTACGCTGATATGGATGCACATCAACAGCAGATACAGGCCCTGAAAAGCTACATGAAGGCGCAACTGGAGCAAAACATTCCGGGCGTTCAGTTCAACGGTGAAACCGACCCGGCTAAAAGCCTGTATACTGTACTAAATGTATCATTCCCGGAAATGGAAATGGCCGATATGTTACTATTTAACCTGGACATTGCAGGTATATCTGCATCGGGCGGCAGTGCATGCAGCTCGGGTACGGATATTGGCTCGCATGTGTTAACCGCTATCGGCGCAAACCCCAACAGGCCTTCTGTCAGGTTCTCATTCTCTAAATACAACACCCGGGACGAGGTAGACTATACGGTAGCTAAGTTACGTGAGTTGTGCGCTGTTGTAATTTAA
- the glmM gene encoding phosphoglucosamine mutase, with translation MTLIKSISGIRGTIGGAAGEGLTPLDIVKFTSAYGSWAVKRTGIKKIVVGRDARLSGSMVNNLVIGTLQGLGIDVIDLGLSTTPTVEVAVPDEKAAGGIILTASHNPKQWNALKLLNEKGEFISDVDGKEVLEIAENSDFTYADVNDLGKLTNDDSYLQKHIDKVLALPLVDVAAIKKANFKIAIDCVNSTGGIFIPALLKALGVEVVHELYCEPDGHFPHNPEPLPENLVALSQEVLKTKADLGIAVDPDVDRLCFVCEDGSMFGEEYTLVAVADYVLKNTKGNTVSNLSSTRALRDVTESAGGEYHAAAVGEVNVVNKMKEVNAVIGGEGNGGVIYPELHYGRDALVGIALFLTHLANYGKPVSVLRASYPGYFISKNKITLTPEMDIDALLLKVEEKYKQQPHSTIDGLKIEFDKEWVHLRKSNTEPIIRIYSEGNSETVADNLANKIITDIKEILNLNE, from the coding sequence TTGACACTCATAAAATCAATCTCAGGCATCAGGGGTACCATAGGTGGTGCAGCCGGCGAAGGGCTAACTCCTTTAGACATTGTTAAATTTACCTCGGCATATGGCAGCTGGGCTGTAAAACGCACCGGCATAAAAAAGATAGTTGTCGGCCGCGATGCCCGCCTTTCGGGCAGTATGGTAAACAACCTGGTGATAGGAACCTTACAGGGTTTGGGTATTGATGTTATAGATCTGGGCCTGTCTACCACGCCAACTGTTGAGGTTGCCGTGCCCGACGAAAAGGCCGCCGGTGGTATCATCCTTACTGCCAGCCACAACCCAAAGCAATGGAACGCCCTGAAATTACTGAACGAAAAGGGCGAATTTATAAGTGATGTTGATGGGAAGGAAGTTTTAGAGATCGCTGAAAACAGCGATTTTACCTATGCCGACGTAAATGACCTTGGCAAGCTAACCAACGATGATAGCTACCTGCAAAAACATATTGATAAAGTTTTGGCTTTGCCGCTGGTTGATGTAGCTGCCATTAAAAAGGCTAATTTTAAAATAGCTATCGACTGCGTGAACTCAACCGGTGGTATATTTATCCCTGCCTTGCTAAAGGCGCTGGGTGTAGAGGTTGTTCACGAGCTTTATTGCGAGCCTGACGGGCACTTTCCGCACAACCCGGAGCCACTGCCCGAAAACCTGGTTGCACTGTCGCAGGAGGTTTTAAAAACAAAAGCTGACCTTGGGATAGCTGTTGACCCTGATGTTGACCGCCTTTGCTTTGTATGCGAAGATGGCAGTATGTTCGGCGAAGAATATACACTGGTAGCTGTTGCCGATTATGTGCTTAAAAACACAAAGGGCAACACAGTGTCAAACCTTTCGTCAACCCGTGCCCTGCGCGATGTTACCGAAAGCGCGGGTGGCGAGTACCATGCTGCTGCCGTAGGTGAGGTAAACGTGGTGAACAAAATGAAAGAGGTTAACGCCGTTATAGGCGGCGAAGGTAATGGCGGGGTTATTTATCCCGAACTGCACTACGGCCGCGATGCCCTGGTGGGTATAGCCTTATTCCTTACGCATTTGGCTAATTACGGCAAGCCGGTATCGGTTTTAAGGGCATCGTATCCGGGCTATTTCATATCAAAAAATAAGATAACGCTGACACCCGAGATGGATATTGACGCCTTGCTGTTGAAGGTTGAAGAAAAATACAAACAACAGCCGCACTCTACCATCGACGGGTTAAAAATAGAGTTTGATAAGGAGTGGGTGCACCTGCGCAAATCAAATACCGAGCCTATTATCCGCATATACTCTGAGGGCAATTCAGAAACCGTTGCAGATAACCTGGCTAACAAGATAATTACCGATATAAAGGAAATTTTGAATTTAAACGAGTAA
- a CDS encoding phosphatase PAP2 family protein — translation MADHLLHFDRHIFYLINHDLSNTFFDWLMPLMRNPKFWIPLYLFIIGFCIWQYKKQGVILIVFLALAVGFADYTSASLIKPYAHRLRPCRDPVTSQRVVSRVPCGTGYSFPSTHATDHFAIAAFLSWLFYKQRRWVLPATLLWAAIICFAQVYVGVHFPLDVTGGAIYGSLVGILFAVGFRKVVPGFKV, via the coding sequence ATGGCCGACCACCTGCTACACTTTGACCGGCATATATTCTACCTGATCAATCACGACCTGTCTAATACTTTTTTCGACTGGCTGATGCCCCTGATGCGCAACCCTAAGTTTTGGATACCACTATACCTATTCATCATAGGTTTTTGCATTTGGCAGTATAAAAAGCAGGGCGTTATACTGATAGTTTTCCTGGCCCTGGCTGTGGGATTTGCCGATTATACAAGCGCCAGCCTGATCAAACCATACGCCCATCGCCTGCGCCCCTGCCGCGACCCGGTTACCTCGCAACGGGTAGTTAGCCGGGTGCCTTGCGGTACAGGCTATAGTTTCCCATCTACCCATGCTACCGATCATTTTGCCATTGCCGCGTTTTTAAGCTGGTTGTTTTACAAGCAACGGCGATGGGTATTACCCGCAACATTATTATGGGCGGCCATTATTTGTTTTGCGCAGGTTTATGTGGGTGTACATTTCCCGCTGGACGTTACAGGCGGCGCTATTTACGGCAGTTTAGTAGGAATATTGTTCGCGGTTGGATTTAGGAAGGTGGTGCCGGGGTTTAAGGTGTAG
- a CDS encoding MarR family winged helix-turn-helix transcriptional regulator, producing MGIEEDIKSTNFEDNYHKAVINLSYTSGWINNHMRPHFERFNLTQQQFNILRILRGQYPKPATVNLLKERMIDKMSDASRIVDRLVQKGLVSRCTNSRDRRAVDIRISDEGLAILKKMDADFKTKDFFKQNLTEEEAGQLSDLLDKMRG from the coding sequence ATGGGAATAGAGGAAGATATTAAAAGCACCAATTTTGAAGATAATTATCATAAAGCGGTAATTAACCTTTCATATACATCGGGCTGGATAAACAACCATATGCGCCCTCATTTCGAGCGTTTTAACCTTACGCAGCAGCAATTTAACATACTGCGTATATTACGCGGGCAATATCCAAAGCCAGCCACGGTAAACCTGCTTAAAGAGCGCATGATCGATAAAATGTCCGATGCTTCGCGTATTGTCGATCGCCTGGTTCAAAAGGGCCTGGTATCGCGTTGCACCAACTCCCGCGACCGCCGCGCTGTTGATATCCGCATCAGCGATGAAGGGTTGGCCATCCTCAAAAAAATGGACGCTGATTTTAAAACCAAAGATTTTTTTAAACAAAACCTCACCGAAGAAGAAGCCGGCCAGCTAAGCGACCTGCTGGATAAGATGAGGGGATAG
- a CDS encoding DUF5522 domain-containing protein: protein MLQENVDYYINEDGNFVFTKEYHLKRGYCCKNKCLHCPWNYGREDDINGESRHLDARVKKET, encoded by the coding sequence ATGCTGCAGGAGAATGTTGATTATTACATAAACGAAGACGGTAATTTTGTTTTTACCAAAGAGTACCACCTAAAGCGCGGCTACTGTTGTAAAAATAAATGTTTACACTGCCCATGGAACTACGGGCGCGAGGACGATATCAATGGAGAATCAAGACATTTAGATGCAAGAGTCAAGAAAGAAACATAA
- a CDS encoding MBL fold metallo-hydrolase — translation MILDDFIAFNANGLYCRYADFYLDPQAPVSNAVISHAHADHAVSGNTNVYATAATIAFMQLRYGKSAAKVSYTAAYNAPFTIGDVQLTLIPAGHMPGSAQVLMEYKGTRYLYTGDYKLQPDSTCEPFEFVKADVLITESTFADPNTAHPDPVEEIKKLNDIKINILLGAYSLGKSQRLIRMINDYAPQKKILVHHRVMPVNAVYQKMGFDLGPHRIYGRKLMKEQLEYVYIVPPFTFDSYLRATGVKRLFASGWKNLQVNAQDSLFISDHADWNDIIKVIKQAQPTQIWTLHGNGTHLKNYFNNNIFVKLLS, via the coding sequence ATGATCCTCGATGATTTTATCGCCTTTAATGCAAATGGCCTTTACTGCCGTTACGCCGATTTTTACCTGGACCCGCAGGCGCCTGTTAGCAATGCCGTGATATCCCACGCTCATGCAGACCATGCTGTAAGTGGTAATACCAACGTTTATGCTACCGCGGCTACCATTGCCTTTATGCAGCTGCGTTATGGCAAAAGCGCGGCAAAGGTGAGCTATACAGCGGCATATAACGCGCCTTTTACCATTGGCGATGTGCAACTAACCCTTATACCCGCGGGGCATATGCCGGGCTCGGCACAGGTGCTGATGGAGTATAAAGGCACACGATATTTATATACCGGCGATTACAAGTTACAACCCGATAGTACCTGCGAGCCGTTCGAATTTGTAAAAGCTGATGTGTTGATCACCGAAAGTACTTTTGCCGACCCCAACACCGCGCACCCCGATCCGGTTGAAGAGATCAAAAAACTAAACGATATTAAAATAAATATCCTGCTTGGGGCTTATAGCCTGGGTAAAAGCCAGCGCCTGATCAGGATGATAAACGATTATGCGCCGCAAAAAAAAATACTGGTGCATCACCGGGTGATGCCTGTTAACGCCGTATACCAAAAAATGGGTTTTGACCTGGGCCCTCACCGGATATATGGCCGTAAATTGATGAAAGAGCAGTTGGAATACGTGTATATAGTGCCCCCCTTTACTTTTGATAGTTATCTAAGGGCAACAGGTGTTAAGCGCCTGTTTGCCTCCGGGTGGAAAAACCTGCAGGTAAATGCGCAGGACAGCCTTTTTATATCGGACCACGCCGACTGGAACGATATCATTAAAGTCATCAAACAAGCCCAGCCCACGCAAATATGGACCCTGCACGGCAACGGTACACACCTTAAAAATTATTTTAATAATAATATTTTTGTGAAATTGCTTAGCTGA
- the coaE gene encoding dephospho-CoA kinase (Dephospho-CoA kinase (CoaE) performs the final step in coenzyme A biosynthesis.) yields the protein MLKIGITGNIGSGKTTVCKIFEVLGIPVFYADEAAKEVMIADATLMTGIKQAFGADAYFKDGTLNRKHIAAIVFNDNEQLNKLNALVHPAVFRAFDKWVLRQKDAPYVLKEAAILFESGSYKMCDRTIMVSAPLELRIKRVARRDGISAGEVKARDDRQFTEEQKLKMADDVIFNDDTQPVIPQVLKLHQLYLSLAPQYQ from the coding sequence ATGTTGAAGATAGGCATCACGGGCAATATAGGCAGCGGCAAAACAACAGTCTGCAAAATATTTGAAGTATTGGGAATACCCGTATTTTATGCGGATGAGGCGGCAAAAGAGGTAATGATAGCCGATGCAACGTTAATGACCGGCATAAAACAAGCTTTCGGCGCTGATGCCTATTTCAAAGACGGCACCCTTAACCGCAAGCATATAGCAGCGATAGTGTTTAACGATAATGAGCAGTTGAATAAACTGAATGCGCTGGTGCATCCTGCTGTTTTCAGGGCGTTTGATAAATGGGTGCTGCGTCAAAAAGATGCACCTTACGTGCTAAAAGAGGCCGCAATATTATTTGAAAGCGGTTCGTATAAAATGTGCGACAGGACCATAATGGTTTCCGCACCGTTAGAGCTGCGCATCAAACGCGTTGCCCGCCGCGATGGAATAAGCGCCGGCGAAGTTAAGGCCCGCGACGATCGCCAGTTTACCGAAGAACAAAAGCTGAAAATGGCCGATGATGTTATTTTTAACGATGATACCCAACCAGTAATTCCGCAAGTGCTGAAACTGCATCAGCTGTACTTGTCCCTTGCCCCGCAATATCAATGA